A window from Electrophorus electricus isolate fEleEle1 chromosome 7, fEleEle1.pri, whole genome shotgun sequence encodes these proteins:
- the LOC113575821 gene encoding flap endonuclease GEN homolog 1 isoform X1 → MGVTELWSVLSPVQETVSLYSLAGKTLAVDLSLWVCEAQHVQAMMGKVTKPHLRNLFFRASSLLRMGVKLVFVMEGEAPKIKAETMSKRTEMGFRGVKTKGAPKHAVLKSTSRGRFKAVLRECAEMLDCLGVPWVQAAGEAEALCAFLDSQGFVDGCITNDGDAFLYGAQTVYRNFNMNTKDPQIDCYRMSRVTEELQLERETLVGVALLLGCDYLPKGVAGVGKEQTLKLIKNLQGQTLLQKFNEWKRSTSETLQLPGKKVSHCLVCHHPGSAKSHERNGCVFCDSKRFCQPQDYDSQCPCDWHRSEHARQASAVEANIKKKTLACDKFPFTEIINEFLIPKDKPIYSFRRRKPNLLLMQNFALDKLEWPKHYTSKKVLELLTYVELVNRRHGTEMPTQIEPLRIYKRRIRNGLSCFEVIWRKPDHYVFPEDCPPDDPDVVRTVEEENLFSVSYPHLVQLFHKEISEAKDSRSKQKKVTVEKVKSTESPDGFSDLFARMSLQTSSGLHLPASLETNQNILTALRTVAPTIPPHDAPKSLKRSSEGSETQAAADAPPTPQDCQRGLPSSPCPTGTAPQAQSSPSVSTVINQLHLSSIDWEALSFTASPCSQPQCSKADLGSVNNVDKGARTSDCSSSTAVKSDCGELTVLQAEGLSECPLRERVLKRNMGKSEDLLNSGEHLTRIILHTSQSEDTDSGRSLKPKSCQPVTKRHILPLQQHRQSGPSRPGARVLKDTTATTNTQKPKECSLDRVPPKSRFVKLKHSLPSSVLPQRSYSDPGHDRRFSDMEHTNQQRTCKKTVCTSQGSSSEDSDVENHNRTDHRKNTFKSKARSKLQHAGKTALPHLTQNRSSVVFMKLNPVRTKQRSDTTKSSSQPLGVVFSGTPPQIQTSSRRSEGSDCSVDSPRPLVERLKLKPK, encoded by the exons ATGGGGGTGACTGAGCTGTGGTCAGTACTGAGCCCAGTGCAGGAGACTGTGTCACTGTACAGTCTTGCAGGTAAGACCCTGGCTGTGGATCTCAGTCTCTGGGTCTGTGAGGCCCAACATGTACAAGCCATGATGGGCAAAGTCACGAAGCCACATCTACG CAATTTGTTTTTTCgtgcttcctctctccttcGGATGGGTGTGAAGCTGGTCTTTGTTATGGAGGGAGAAGCTCCCAAGATCAAAGCAGAAACCATGAGCAAGAGAACCGAGATGGGTTTCCGTGGTGTTAAAACCAAAGGTGCCCCCAAACACGCAGTGCTAAAAagcaccagcagggggcgctttAAGGCTGTCCTTAGAGAG TGTGCTGAGATGCTGGACTGTCTGGGCGTGCCCTGGGTACAGGCCGCGGGCGAGGCAGAGGCTCTCTGTGCCTTCTTGGACTCGCAGGGCTTTGTGGACGGCTGCATCACCAACGATGGAGATGCTTTCCTCTATGGAGCTCAGACTGTCTACAGAAACTTCAACATGAACACTAAG GACCCTCAGATAGACTGCTATAGGATGTCCCGAGTGACAGAAGAACTGCAGCTGGAGCGAGAGACACTGGTGGGCGTGGCCCTGCTGCTGGGCTGTGACTACCTGCCTAAG GGGGTTGCGGGTGTTGGGAAGGAACAAACGCTTAAGCTGATAAAGAATCTTCAAGGACAAACACTTCTTCAAAA GTTCAATGAGTGGAAGAGATCTACCTCAGAGACTCTGCAGCTTCCTGGGAAGAAGGTCAGCCACTGTCTGGTCTGTCATCACCCTG GTTCTGCTAAATCCCATGAGCGAAATGGCTGCGTGTTCTGTGACAGTAAACGTTTCTGTCAGCCTCAGGACTACGACTCCCAGTGTCCCTGTGATTGGCATCGTTCTGAGCATGCCCGCCAGGCTTCCGCCGTTGAAGCCAACATTAAAAA GAAAACCCTTGCATGTGACAAATTCCCTTTCACAGAG ATCATCAATGAATTTTTGATCCCAAAGGACAAACCCATTTACAGTTTCAGAAGAAGGAAACCCAATTTACTCCTGATGCAG AATTTTGCTCTGGACAAGCTGGAGTGGCCTAAACATTATACCAGCAAGAAAGTTCTAGAACTCCTGACCTACGTGGAACTTGTGAACCGAAGACACGGGACAGAAATGCCGACACAGATAGAGCCCCTTCG AATATACAAGCGTCGCATAAGGAACGGGCTCTCTTGCTTTGAAGTcatctggaggaaaccag ATCATTACGTGTTTCCTGAGGACTGTCCCCCTGACGATCCAGATGTAGTGAGGACTGTGGAAGAGGAGAACCTGTTCTCGGTGTCCTACCCACACCTCGTCCAGCTCTTCCACAAGGAAATATCAGAGGCCAAGGACAGCAGATCAAAGC AAAAGAAAGTTACTGTGGAAAAAGTAAAGTCTACCGAGTCCCCCGACGGATTCTCCGATCTCTTTGCTCGGATGTCTCTGCAGACCTCGTCAGGACTTCATCTCCCAGCGTCTTTGGAGACAAACCAGAACATCTTAACAGCCCTGCGAACTGTAGCTCCCACAATCCCACCACACGATGCACCAAAATCGCTGAAACGGTCATCGGAAGGAAGTGAGACCCAAGCAGCCGCAGATGCCCCACCTACCCCACAGGACTGCCAGCGAGGACTACCCTCTTCCCCCTGCCCTACAGGTACTGCCCCACAGGCCCAGAGCTCTCCTTCAGTGTCCACTGTGATTAACCAGCTGCACTTGAGCAGTATTGACTGGGAGGCTTTATCCTTCACTGCTTCCCCATGTTCTCAACCTCAGTGCAGTAaggctgatctgggatctgtgAATAACGTGGACAAAGGGGCCAGAACATCAGATTGTAGCTCATCCACTGCTGTTAAGTCAGACTGTGGAGAGTTAACAGTTCTGCAGGCTGAAGGCCTCTCAGAATgtccactgagagagagggtTCTTAAAAGGAACATGGGGAAGTCTGAGGACCTTCTGAACTCAGGAGAACATCTAACCAGAATCATACTTCATACTTCCCAATCAGAGGACACAGATTCAGGTCGTAGTTTAAAGCCAAAATCTTGCCAGCCAGTGACTAAACGTCATATACTTCCTCTTCAACAACATCGACAGTCAGGTCCTAGTAGACCTGGTGCTCGTGTGTTAAAGGACACCACAGCcaccacaaatacacagaagCCAAAAGAGTGCTCTCTCGACAGAGTGCCTCCTAAATCCAGATTTGTTAAACTGAAACACTCTCTACCGTCTTCAGTATTGCCTCAGAGAAGCTACTCTGACCCTGGACATGACAGACGATTCAGTGACATGGAGCACACAAACCAACAGAGGACTTGTAAGAAGACTGTTTGCACAAGCCAAGGTTCTTCCAGTGAAGACAGTGATGTGGAGAATCACAACAGAACAGATCACAGAAAAAACACGTTCAAAAGCAAAGCGAGGTCCAAGCTGCAGCATGCTGGAAAAACTGCTCTGCCCCACCTAACACAGAACAGGAGCAGTGTGGTGTTCATGAAACTAAACCCTGTTCGCACCAAACAGAGATCAGACACCACAAAGTCCTCAAGTCAGCCACTCGGTGTGGTCTTCTCAGGGACACCTCCCCAAATACAGACGTCCAGTAGAAGGAGTGAAGGGTCAGATTGTTCAGTAGACAGCCCTCGGCCATTAGTGGAGAGACTGAAACTTAAACCtaagtga
- the LOC113575821 gene encoding flap endonuclease GEN homolog 1 isoform X2, protein MGVTELWSVLSPVQETVSLYSLAGKTLAVDLSLWVCEAQHVQAMMGKVTKPHLRNLFFRASSLLRMGVKLVFVMEGEAPKIKAETMSKRTEMGFRGVKTKGAPKHAVLKSTSRGRFKAVLRECAEMLDCLGVPWVQAAGEAEALCAFLDSQGFVDGCITNDGDAFLYGAQTVYRNFNMNTKDPQIDCYRMSRVTEELQLERETLVGVALLLGCDYLPKGVAGVGKEQTLKLIKNLQGQTLLQKFNEWKRSTSETLQLPGKKVSHCLVCHHPGSAKSHERNGCVFCDSKRFCQPQDYDSQCPCDWHRSEHARQASAVEANIKKKTLACDKFPFTEDKPIYSFRRRKPNLLLMQNFALDKLEWPKHYTSKKVLELLTYVELVNRRHGTEMPTQIEPLRIYKRRIRNGLSCFEVIWRKPDHYVFPEDCPPDDPDVVRTVEEENLFSVSYPHLVQLFHKEISEAKDSRSKQKKVTVEKVKSTESPDGFSDLFARMSLQTSSGLHLPASLETNQNILTALRTVAPTIPPHDAPKSLKRSSEGSETQAAADAPPTPQDCQRGLPSSPCPTGTAPQAQSSPSVSTVINQLHLSSIDWEALSFTASPCSQPQCSKADLGSVNNVDKGARTSDCSSSTAVKSDCGELTVLQAEGLSECPLRERVLKRNMGKSEDLLNSGEHLTRIILHTSQSEDTDSGRSLKPKSCQPVTKRHILPLQQHRQSGPSRPGARVLKDTTATTNTQKPKECSLDRVPPKSRFVKLKHSLPSSVLPQRSYSDPGHDRRFSDMEHTNQQRTCKKTVCTSQGSSSEDSDVENHNRTDHRKNTFKSKARSKLQHAGKTALPHLTQNRSSVVFMKLNPVRTKQRSDTTKSSSQPLGVVFSGTPPQIQTSSRRSEGSDCSVDSPRPLVERLKLKPK, encoded by the exons ATGGGGGTGACTGAGCTGTGGTCAGTACTGAGCCCAGTGCAGGAGACTGTGTCACTGTACAGTCTTGCAGGTAAGACCCTGGCTGTGGATCTCAGTCTCTGGGTCTGTGAGGCCCAACATGTACAAGCCATGATGGGCAAAGTCACGAAGCCACATCTACG CAATTTGTTTTTTCgtgcttcctctctccttcGGATGGGTGTGAAGCTGGTCTTTGTTATGGAGGGAGAAGCTCCCAAGATCAAAGCAGAAACCATGAGCAAGAGAACCGAGATGGGTTTCCGTGGTGTTAAAACCAAAGGTGCCCCCAAACACGCAGTGCTAAAAagcaccagcagggggcgctttAAGGCTGTCCTTAGAGAG TGTGCTGAGATGCTGGACTGTCTGGGCGTGCCCTGGGTACAGGCCGCGGGCGAGGCAGAGGCTCTCTGTGCCTTCTTGGACTCGCAGGGCTTTGTGGACGGCTGCATCACCAACGATGGAGATGCTTTCCTCTATGGAGCTCAGACTGTCTACAGAAACTTCAACATGAACACTAAG GACCCTCAGATAGACTGCTATAGGATGTCCCGAGTGACAGAAGAACTGCAGCTGGAGCGAGAGACACTGGTGGGCGTGGCCCTGCTGCTGGGCTGTGACTACCTGCCTAAG GGGGTTGCGGGTGTTGGGAAGGAACAAACGCTTAAGCTGATAAAGAATCTTCAAGGACAAACACTTCTTCAAAA GTTCAATGAGTGGAAGAGATCTACCTCAGAGACTCTGCAGCTTCCTGGGAAGAAGGTCAGCCACTGTCTGGTCTGTCATCACCCTG GTTCTGCTAAATCCCATGAGCGAAATGGCTGCGTGTTCTGTGACAGTAAACGTTTCTGTCAGCCTCAGGACTACGACTCCCAGTGTCCCTGTGATTGGCATCGTTCTGAGCATGCCCGCCAGGCTTCCGCCGTTGAAGCCAACATTAAAAA GAAAACCCTTGCATGTGACAAATTCCCTTTCACAGAG GACAAACCCATTTACAGTTTCAGAAGAAGGAAACCCAATTTACTCCTGATGCAG AATTTTGCTCTGGACAAGCTGGAGTGGCCTAAACATTATACCAGCAAGAAAGTTCTAGAACTCCTGACCTACGTGGAACTTGTGAACCGAAGACACGGGACAGAAATGCCGACACAGATAGAGCCCCTTCG AATATACAAGCGTCGCATAAGGAACGGGCTCTCTTGCTTTGAAGTcatctggaggaaaccag ATCATTACGTGTTTCCTGAGGACTGTCCCCCTGACGATCCAGATGTAGTGAGGACTGTGGAAGAGGAGAACCTGTTCTCGGTGTCCTACCCACACCTCGTCCAGCTCTTCCACAAGGAAATATCAGAGGCCAAGGACAGCAGATCAAAGC AAAAGAAAGTTACTGTGGAAAAAGTAAAGTCTACCGAGTCCCCCGACGGATTCTCCGATCTCTTTGCTCGGATGTCTCTGCAGACCTCGTCAGGACTTCATCTCCCAGCGTCTTTGGAGACAAACCAGAACATCTTAACAGCCCTGCGAACTGTAGCTCCCACAATCCCACCACACGATGCACCAAAATCGCTGAAACGGTCATCGGAAGGAAGTGAGACCCAAGCAGCCGCAGATGCCCCACCTACCCCACAGGACTGCCAGCGAGGACTACCCTCTTCCCCCTGCCCTACAGGTACTGCCCCACAGGCCCAGAGCTCTCCTTCAGTGTCCACTGTGATTAACCAGCTGCACTTGAGCAGTATTGACTGGGAGGCTTTATCCTTCACTGCTTCCCCATGTTCTCAACCTCAGTGCAGTAaggctgatctgggatctgtgAATAACGTGGACAAAGGGGCCAGAACATCAGATTGTAGCTCATCCACTGCTGTTAAGTCAGACTGTGGAGAGTTAACAGTTCTGCAGGCTGAAGGCCTCTCAGAATgtccactgagagagagggtTCTTAAAAGGAACATGGGGAAGTCTGAGGACCTTCTGAACTCAGGAGAACATCTAACCAGAATCATACTTCATACTTCCCAATCAGAGGACACAGATTCAGGTCGTAGTTTAAAGCCAAAATCTTGCCAGCCAGTGACTAAACGTCATATACTTCCTCTTCAACAACATCGACAGTCAGGTCCTAGTAGACCTGGTGCTCGTGTGTTAAAGGACACCACAGCcaccacaaatacacagaagCCAAAAGAGTGCTCTCTCGACAGAGTGCCTCCTAAATCCAGATTTGTTAAACTGAAACACTCTCTACCGTCTTCAGTATTGCCTCAGAGAAGCTACTCTGACCCTGGACATGACAGACGATTCAGTGACATGGAGCACACAAACCAACAGAGGACTTGTAAGAAGACTGTTTGCACAAGCCAAGGTTCTTCCAGTGAAGACAGTGATGTGGAGAATCACAACAGAACAGATCACAGAAAAAACACGTTCAAAAGCAAAGCGAGGTCCAAGCTGCAGCATGCTGGAAAAACTGCTCTGCCCCACCTAACACAGAACAGGAGCAGTGTGGTGTTCATGAAACTAAACCCTGTTCGCACCAAACAGAGATCAGACACCACAAAGTCCTCAAGTCAGCCACTCGGTGTGGTCTTCTCAGGGACACCTCCCCAAATACAGACGTCCAGTAGAAGGAGTGAAGGGTCAGATTGTTCAGTAGACAGCCCTCGGCCATTAGTGGAGAGACTGAAACTTAAACCtaagtga
- the msgn1 gene encoding mesogenin-1, with the protein MDGLPDGLAHMDGGLAADIVTAKFLGQWDWRDEDGDLARQQGSLRCRSSSPESSFYSACSSPESQGNARAGQTLADFARKRHGRKPSKSSQLGAPRPKMSTKRRMKASEREKLRMRSLAEALHQLRDYLPPAYSRRAQPLTKIQTLKCTIEYIKELSHILSQE; encoded by the coding sequence ATGGACGGCCTCCCCGACGGGCTCGCTCACATGGACGGCGGCTTAGCGGCAGATATTGTGACAGCAAAGTTCCTGGGACAGTGGGACTGGAGGGATGAAGACGGCGACCTCGCGCGCCAGCAGGGCTCGCTCAGGTGCAGGTCTTCATCACCGGAGTCCTCTTTTTACTCCGCGTGTTCGTCCCCCGAGAGCCAGGGAAATGCCCGCGCCGGCCAAACACTCGCCGACTTTGCGCGTAAGCGGCATGGAAGGAAACCCTCCAAGAGCTCGCAGCTGGGGGCGCCCAGGCCGAAGATGTCGACCAAGAGGCGAATGAAGGCGAGCGAGCGCGAGAAACTGCGCATGAGAAGTTTGGCGGAAGCTCTGCACCAGCTGCGCGATTACCTGCCGCCGGCCTACAGCCGCAGGGCGCAGCCGCTCACCAAGATCCAGACGCTGAAGTGCACCATCGAGTACATCAAGGAGCTCTCGCACATTCTCAGCCAAGAATAA